In Rutidosis leptorrhynchoides isolate AG116_Rl617_1_P2 chromosome 2, CSIRO_AGI_Rlap_v1, whole genome shotgun sequence, one genomic interval encodes:
- the LOC139893660 gene encoding uncharacterized protein isoform X2, translating into MKKDPSSLMLLTLMKNLHGLGYTLQIYATEDGKAKPLWEKIVGQISVLSPENYGHIDWSIFDGVVVNSLEAHDAISSLMQEPFCSVQLIWIIQEDTLANRLTLYEEMGWEHLVTYWKNAFRRADVIVFPEFSFPMLYSVLDTGNFIVIPGSPVDVWAAESYLKAHSKSQLRMKNGFGEDDMLVLVVGSSFFYNELSWDYAVAMHNLGPLLTKYAREGYVGSKFKFMFACGNSSSAYNDALQDIAAHLGLRRDSIGHYGLDGDVDEMLLMSDIVLYGSSQDEQGFPSLLTRAMTFNIPIVAPDYPIITKYVVDGEHGIVFPKDNPDELMKAFLLLTSKGRLSNYARTIASSGKLLAKNMQASECIIDYMKLLDSVLTLPSDSMLPGVISQLKQGEWEWGLFLEETGDEWSSDMLLDMKEDRRNSSAVFDIEEHMIPLMDLRTTSQNESEIMAEDIPTALDWDVLTEIDRLEEAERVELQELEGRSDKSYGVWEELYRDAKKAEKLKSEANERDEGELERTGQPLCIYEVYNGAGAWPFLHHGSLYRGLSLSTKSRRLRSDDVDAVGRLSIVNDSYYRDILLEMGGMFSIANRVDNVHKRPWIGFQSWRAAARKVSLSSRAERVLEGIVQQKNRGDVIYFWARVDMDGELAGSDHVLTFWSMCDILNAGNCRTAFQDTFRRMYALPSYVEALPPMPEDGGHWSSLHSWVMSTPSFLEFIMFSRMFTDSLDSLHVNASTVAECMLGSSVSEKQHCYCRLLELLVNVWAYHSARTMIYIDPNSGSLEEQHPVEQRKGFMWTKYFNATLLKAMDEDLAEAADDGDHPYDMWLWPRTGEVHWQGIFEREREERYRTKMDKKRKQKEKILERSKFGYKQKPVG; encoded by the exons ATGAAGAAAGATCCGTCTTCGTTGATGCTTCTTACCTTGATGAAGAATTTGCATGGATTGGGTTATACGCTTCAG ATATATGCAACTGAGGATGGCAAGGCAAAACCACTGTGGGAGAAGATTGTTGGCCAAATTTCAGTTTTAAGTCCTGAAAATTATGGTCATATTGATTGGTCAAT ATTTGATGGCGTTGTTGTAAATTCTTTAGAAGCACATGATGCTATTTCAAG CCTTATGCAGGAGCCGTTTTGCTCCGTGCAACTTATCTGGATAATTCAAGAAGATACCCTTGCAAACCGCCTTACTCTATACGAAGAAATGGGATGGGAACATTTAGTTACATATTGGAAAAATGCCTTTAGAAGAGCTGATGTGATTGTGTTTCCTGAATTTTCTTTTCCG ATGTTATATAGTGTACTTGACACTGGAAACTTTATTGTAATTCCTGGATCACCAGTAGATGTGTGGGCAGCAGAAAGCTACCTAAAAGCCCACTCCAAATCTCAGTTGAGGATGAAAAATGGTTTTGGCGAAGATGATATGCTGGTTTTGGTTGTTGGGAGTTCTTTTTTCTACAATGAACTATCATGGGATTATGCAGTGGCAATGCATAACTTAGGACCTTTGTTGACTAAATATGCAAGAGAAGGATATGTTGGGTCAAAATTCAAATTTATGTTTGCATGTGGGAACTCCAGTAGTGCGTATAATGATGCTTTACAg GATATTGCTGCTCATCTAGGTCTTCGTCGTGATTCTATTGGACACTATGGTTTGGATGGTGATGTGGACGAGATGTTACTAATGTCTGATATCGTTCTGTATGGTTCCTCTCAAGATGAGCAAGGTTTTCCTTCATTACTTACCAGAGCCATGACATTTAACATTCCTATAGTTGCTCCTGATTATCCCATCATAACAAAATAC GTTGTTGATGGAGAACATGGAATCGTTTTTCCAAAAGACAACCCCGATGAGTTGATGAAAGCTTTCTTGCTTCTAACTTCAAAAGGAAGACTATCGAATTATGCCCGTACAATTGCTTCTTCAGGGAAGCTGCTTGCTAAGAACATGCAGGCATCAGAATGCATTATTGATTACATGAAACTTCTGGACAGTGTTCTTACACTTCCATCAGACTCAATGTTGCCAGGTGTCATTTCTCAACTGAAACAGGGAGAATGGGAATGGGGTTTGTTCTTAGAGGAAACTGGTGATGAGTGGTCAAGTGACATGCTTTTGGATATGAAGGAAGATAGAAGAAATTCAAGTGCAGTTTTTGATATTGAGGAACATATGATACCTTTAATGGATCTAAGAACGACATCTCAGAATGAATCCGAGATAATGGCAGAAGATATTCCAACTGCCCTGGATTGGGATGTTTTGACTGAAATTGATCGTCTGGAAGAAGCTGAGAGAGTAGAGTTGCAAGAG CTTGAGGGAAGAAGTGATAAAAGCTATGGTGTATGGGAGGAATTATATCGTGATGCTAAAAAAGCTGAAAAGCTAAAATCTGAAGCAAATGAAAGGGATGAAGGGGAGCTCGAGAGGACAGGTCAACCTTTATGCATATACGAGGTTTACAATGGAGCTGGGGCTTGGCCGTTTCTGCACCATGGTTCTTTGTATCGTGGGTTAAGTCTT TCTACGAAGTCCCGAAGATTGAGATCAGATGATGTGGATGCAGTTGGGAGGCTTTCCATAGTGAATGATAGTTACTACCGAGATATTCTCCTTGAGATGGGGGGAATGTTTTCCATTGCAAATAGGGTTGATAATGTTCACAAACGACCTTGGATTGGTTTTCAATCATGGCGTGCTGCTGCAAGGAAG GTTTCTTTGTCCTCGAGAGCTGAAAGGGTTCTAGAAGGGATAGTGCAACAGAAAAATAGAGGAGATGTAATATATTTTTGGGCACGTGTAGACATGGATGGGGAACTTGCAGGGAGCGACCATGTTCTTACATTCTGGTCTATGTGTGATATCTTAAATGCTGGAAATTGCAG AACGGCATTTCAGGATACTTTTCGTCGAATGTATGCATTGCCATCATATGTGGAAGCCCTTCCACCTATGCCTGAAGATGGCGGGCACTGGTCTTCTTTGCACAGCTGGGTAATGTCTACCCCTTCATTCCTAGAGTTCATCATGTTTTCCAG GATGTTTACTGATTCTCTTGACAGTTTGCACGTGAATGCAAGTACCGTCGCTGAATGCATGTTAGGATCTTCAGTGAGTGAG AAGCAACATTGCTATTGTCGGCTATTGGAACTACTGGTCAATGTGTGGGCCTACCATAGCGCTCGTACCATGATTTACATTGATCCAAATTCAGGATCCTTAGAAGAACAGCACCCTGTTGAACAACGTAAAGGGTTCATGTGGACTAAATATTTCAATGCCACTTTATTAAAGGCCATGGATGAAGATCTAGCTGAGGCGGCAGATGATGGTGACCATCCATACGACATGTGGCTATGGCCGAGAACCGGGGAAGTACATTGGCAAGGTATTTTTGAAAGAGAGAGAGAAGAAAGGTATAGGACTAAAATGGACAAAAAGAGGAAACAAAAGGAGAAAATACTAGAAAGATCAAAGTTTGGGTATAAGCAGAAGCCAGTTGGATAG
- the LOC139893660 gene encoding uncharacterized protein isoform X1: MGQNSPSPHDGDDSISNSGATDFYPIRDRFRFKRNPNPNPRSKSKPNSIPVSKSTSTTSLSDRRRSHVYNARSAVARKLFSVRGTSLCYLCILIVVFAFAFVSMVLQSSIGAMVFRQGGGDGAKIGREVREGLKFGSSLEFVSAKNVRGFEIERTRNKPRVGVRSPRLAIILGNMKKDPSSLMLLTLMKNLHGLGYTLQIYATEDGKAKPLWEKIVGQISVLSPENYGHIDWSIFDGVVVNSLEAHDAISSLMQEPFCSVQLIWIIQEDTLANRLTLYEEMGWEHLVTYWKNAFRRADVIVFPEFSFPMLYSVLDTGNFIVIPGSPVDVWAAESYLKAHSKSQLRMKNGFGEDDMLVLVVGSSFFYNELSWDYAVAMHNLGPLLTKYAREGYVGSKFKFMFACGNSSSAYNDALQDIAAHLGLRRDSIGHYGLDGDVDEMLLMSDIVLYGSSQDEQGFPSLLTRAMTFNIPIVAPDYPIITKYVVDGEHGIVFPKDNPDELMKAFLLLTSKGRLSNYARTIASSGKLLAKNMQASECIIDYMKLLDSVLTLPSDSMLPGVISQLKQGEWEWGLFLEETGDEWSSDMLLDMKEDRRNSSAVFDIEEHMIPLMDLRTTSQNESEIMAEDIPTALDWDVLTEIDRLEEAERVELQELEGRSDKSYGVWEELYRDAKKAEKLKSEANERDEGELERTGQPLCIYEVYNGAGAWPFLHHGSLYRGLSLSTKSRRLRSDDVDAVGRLSIVNDSYYRDILLEMGGMFSIANRVDNVHKRPWIGFQSWRAAARKVSLSSRAERVLEGIVQQKNRGDVIYFWARVDMDGELAGSDHVLTFWSMCDILNAGNCRTAFQDTFRRMYALPSYVEALPPMPEDGGHWSSLHSWVMSTPSFLEFIMFSRMFTDSLDSLHVNASTVAECMLGSSVSEKQHCYCRLLELLVNVWAYHSARTMIYIDPNSGSLEEQHPVEQRKGFMWTKYFNATLLKAMDEDLAEAADDGDHPYDMWLWPRTGEVHWQGIFEREREERYRTKMDKKRKQKEKILERSKFGYKQKPVG; encoded by the exons ATGGGCCAAAACTCGCCGAGTCCACACGACGGCGATGATTCCATTTCTAATTCCGGTGCCACCGATTTTTATCCAATCAGAGACCGTTTCCGGTTTAAgagaaaccctaaccctaaccctagatctaaGTCCAAACCTAATTCTATACCTGTATCCAAATCAACTTCTACAACTAGCTTATCGGATCGGCGCCGATCTCATGTTTATAACGCCCGATCCGCTGTTGCTCGGAAACTGTTTTCAGTTAGAGGAACCTCGTTGTGTTATTTGTGTATATTGATTGTTGTATTTGCGTTTGCTTTTGTGTCAATGGTGTTGCAGAGCTCAATTGGTGCAATGGTGTTCCGGCAGGGTGGTGGTGACGGTGCGAAGATTGGGAGGGAGGTGCGTGAGGGTTTGAAGTTCGGGAGTTCGTTGGAGTTTGTTTCGGCGAAGAATGTGAGGGGTTTTGAGATTGAACGCACGAGGAATAAGCCTCGTGTTGGTGTTCGATCGCCTAGGCTTGCAATT ATCTTAGGAAACATGAAGAAAGATCCGTCTTCGTTGATGCTTCTTACCTTGATGAAGAATTTGCATGGATTGGGTTATACGCTTCAG ATATATGCAACTGAGGATGGCAAGGCAAAACCACTGTGGGAGAAGATTGTTGGCCAAATTTCAGTTTTAAGTCCTGAAAATTATGGTCATATTGATTGGTCAAT ATTTGATGGCGTTGTTGTAAATTCTTTAGAAGCACATGATGCTATTTCAAG CCTTATGCAGGAGCCGTTTTGCTCCGTGCAACTTATCTGGATAATTCAAGAAGATACCCTTGCAAACCGCCTTACTCTATACGAAGAAATGGGATGGGAACATTTAGTTACATATTGGAAAAATGCCTTTAGAAGAGCTGATGTGATTGTGTTTCCTGAATTTTCTTTTCCG ATGTTATATAGTGTACTTGACACTGGAAACTTTATTGTAATTCCTGGATCACCAGTAGATGTGTGGGCAGCAGAAAGCTACCTAAAAGCCCACTCCAAATCTCAGTTGAGGATGAAAAATGGTTTTGGCGAAGATGATATGCTGGTTTTGGTTGTTGGGAGTTCTTTTTTCTACAATGAACTATCATGGGATTATGCAGTGGCAATGCATAACTTAGGACCTTTGTTGACTAAATATGCAAGAGAAGGATATGTTGGGTCAAAATTCAAATTTATGTTTGCATGTGGGAACTCCAGTAGTGCGTATAATGATGCTTTACAg GATATTGCTGCTCATCTAGGTCTTCGTCGTGATTCTATTGGACACTATGGTTTGGATGGTGATGTGGACGAGATGTTACTAATGTCTGATATCGTTCTGTATGGTTCCTCTCAAGATGAGCAAGGTTTTCCTTCATTACTTACCAGAGCCATGACATTTAACATTCCTATAGTTGCTCCTGATTATCCCATCATAACAAAATAC GTTGTTGATGGAGAACATGGAATCGTTTTTCCAAAAGACAACCCCGATGAGTTGATGAAAGCTTTCTTGCTTCTAACTTCAAAAGGAAGACTATCGAATTATGCCCGTACAATTGCTTCTTCAGGGAAGCTGCTTGCTAAGAACATGCAGGCATCAGAATGCATTATTGATTACATGAAACTTCTGGACAGTGTTCTTACACTTCCATCAGACTCAATGTTGCCAGGTGTCATTTCTCAACTGAAACAGGGAGAATGGGAATGGGGTTTGTTCTTAGAGGAAACTGGTGATGAGTGGTCAAGTGACATGCTTTTGGATATGAAGGAAGATAGAAGAAATTCAAGTGCAGTTTTTGATATTGAGGAACATATGATACCTTTAATGGATCTAAGAACGACATCTCAGAATGAATCCGAGATAATGGCAGAAGATATTCCAACTGCCCTGGATTGGGATGTTTTGACTGAAATTGATCGTCTGGAAGAAGCTGAGAGAGTAGAGTTGCAAGAG CTTGAGGGAAGAAGTGATAAAAGCTATGGTGTATGGGAGGAATTATATCGTGATGCTAAAAAAGCTGAAAAGCTAAAATCTGAAGCAAATGAAAGGGATGAAGGGGAGCTCGAGAGGACAGGTCAACCTTTATGCATATACGAGGTTTACAATGGAGCTGGGGCTTGGCCGTTTCTGCACCATGGTTCTTTGTATCGTGGGTTAAGTCTT TCTACGAAGTCCCGAAGATTGAGATCAGATGATGTGGATGCAGTTGGGAGGCTTTCCATAGTGAATGATAGTTACTACCGAGATATTCTCCTTGAGATGGGGGGAATGTTTTCCATTGCAAATAGGGTTGATAATGTTCACAAACGACCTTGGATTGGTTTTCAATCATGGCGTGCTGCTGCAAGGAAG GTTTCTTTGTCCTCGAGAGCTGAAAGGGTTCTAGAAGGGATAGTGCAACAGAAAAATAGAGGAGATGTAATATATTTTTGGGCACGTGTAGACATGGATGGGGAACTTGCAGGGAGCGACCATGTTCTTACATTCTGGTCTATGTGTGATATCTTAAATGCTGGAAATTGCAG AACGGCATTTCAGGATACTTTTCGTCGAATGTATGCATTGCCATCATATGTGGAAGCCCTTCCACCTATGCCTGAAGATGGCGGGCACTGGTCTTCTTTGCACAGCTGGGTAATGTCTACCCCTTCATTCCTAGAGTTCATCATGTTTTCCAG GATGTTTACTGATTCTCTTGACAGTTTGCACGTGAATGCAAGTACCGTCGCTGAATGCATGTTAGGATCTTCAGTGAGTGAG AAGCAACATTGCTATTGTCGGCTATTGGAACTACTGGTCAATGTGTGGGCCTACCATAGCGCTCGTACCATGATTTACATTGATCCAAATTCAGGATCCTTAGAAGAACAGCACCCTGTTGAACAACGTAAAGGGTTCATGTGGACTAAATATTTCAATGCCACTTTATTAAAGGCCATGGATGAAGATCTAGCTGAGGCGGCAGATGATGGTGACCATCCATACGACATGTGGCTATGGCCGAGAACCGGGGAAGTACATTGGCAAGGTATTTTTGAAAGAGAGAGAGAAGAAAGGTATAGGACTAAAATGGACAAAAAGAGGAAACAAAAGGAGAAAATACTAGAAAGATCAAAGTTTGGGTATAAGCAGAAGCCAGTTGGATAG